CTGGACTATGCCCGCGCCAGGGACAAGTTGACGGGCAGAGCGTTGTCCGACTTCTTCCTCGAGGAAATGCTGGCTGATCCGATGGTGCGCCTCGTTATGGAGGCCGACGGGGTCTCTGCGGCACATATGCGGCATCTCTATTCGGCACACCGAACGCCCCAGTCTGACAGGGATGTTCTGGACCGGAACCCGGCGCGACAAGGTGCACGTGACATTGCGTCAATCCATGCTGCTGAAAACGAGGGCATGCCTCCACGACCGACAGGGGCGATGGCTATGCGCACGGAAGTCAGCTCGGATTTGACATGATCGCGAACAAAACTTCGGTCGATGTAGCGTTGCCGGACATCGCCCGCGGAAGGGCCTTTGGCGACGTAATTCGAGAGCGTCCCTGTCTGAGATGCGATGCTGTCTTTCGGAGTGAAGGCGTTGGAGAACGGCTCTGTCGGCGCTGAAAGGGGTTGAAAGCCTGGCGGAACGCCGTTCCCGTCAGCCCTAGTGGTGCATCTCGTCGCCGCTGATCCCCGCAGGCGCGCGGCGTCTTCTCAGTAACGTACTGGACCCGTCAATTCGGCCTGTCTAGACATCGGTCGCATCACGCCGACTGATGTCTTATGGGGCGTAGAGGGTCGGGAACTTCCCCACCGTCACAGAAAATGCAGACGGCTCTATCACAAGGGCAGCTCTATCATTCGCCTGCGCCCAAGAAACCCAATCAAGAAAAGCCGAAGGTCTCTGCCACAGCCAACTCCATTGCAGGAAAGCCTGCGCTGGCGATTGGTGGGAAAAGGGTGAAGTAAGGCAGGTTTCAAGGTCGGCAATTCCTGACGGACATACCTCAAAGGAAATATAGTTCCGTTCACTATTGTAGAGATCTGTCGGGATAGCCATTTTTCATACACTGGCACTCAGGTGTGGCGAGTGCCAATGTGTCCCTACGCATGCCACCCTTATTCGGAAATCTCGAAAAGGAGCATTTCCATGAAGTTTACTCCATTACATGACCGTGTCTTGGTCCACCGTATTGAAGGCGAAGAAAAGACCTCGGGCGGTCTGATCATCCCTGACAATGCAAAAGAAAAACCGCAGGAAGGCGAAGTCGTATCCGTCGGTGCCGGTGCAAAAGACGATGCCGGCGCGCGTATCGCAATGGACGTCAAAGCTGGCGACAAAATTCTGTTCGGCAAATGGTCGGGCACTGAAATTATGATTGATAGCGAAGAGCTGATGATCATGAAGGAGAGCGACATCTTAGGCATTATGGCCTGAACGACGCGTCCCCATTCACACATCTTTCATTTAGGAATACCGACATGTCTGCAAAAGACGTCAAATTCGGCACGGACTCCCGTGACCGCATGCTCAAGGGCATCAATACGCTCGCCAACGCTGTCAAGGTCACGCTTGGCCCCAAGGGCCGAAACGTGGTTCTCGACAAGTCCTATGGCGCGCCACGCATCACCAAGGACGGTGTTACGGTCGCCAAGGAAATCGAACTCTCGGATGCGTTCGAGAACATGGGCGCACAGCTCGTTAAAGATGTTGCATCGCGCACAAATGACGAGGCTGGCGACGGTACGACCACCGCGACAGTACTGGCGCAAGCAATTGTGAAAGAAGGTATGATATCAGTCGCAGCGGGCATGAACCCGATGGACCTTAAGCGCGGCATCGACAAAGCGGTCACCGCCGTTGTTGCCGAGGTCAAGGCAATGTCACGGCCAGTGGGCGATACGGCCGAGATCGCCATAGTCGGCACAATCTCCGCAAACGGTGAGGCTGCTGTCGGTCAGCAAATCGCGGACGCGATGGCCAAGGTCGGCAACGAAGGCGTCATCACCGTCGAAGAGAACAAAGGGCTGGAGACCGAGACCGAAGTGGTCAAGGGCATGCAGTTCGATCGTGGCTATCTCAGCCCGTATTTCATCACAGATACCGCCAAGATGACTGCGACCCTGGAGGACTGCGTCATCCTCTTGCACGAAAAGAAGCTGACGTCTCTGGCCCCCATGGTGCCCTTGCTTGAGGCTGTCATGCAGGCGAACAAGCAGCTCTTGGTGATGGCCGAGGACATTGATGGCGAAGCGATCGCAACCCTTGTGGTAAACAAGCTGCGCGGTGGCCTGAAAGTGGCCGGTGTCAAAGCACCTGGTTTTGGGGATCGCCGCAAAGCGATGCTGGAAGATCTTGCCGTCCTGACGGGCGGCCAAGTGATTTCCGAAGAAATGGGCATCAAGCTCGAAAATGTCACGATGGACATGCTTGGCGATGCCAAAAAGATCACAATCACCAAGGACACAACAACTGTGATCGACGGCGCAGGCGACAAAGAAGCTATCGCTTCGCGTGTCACCCAAATCCGCGCCCAGATCGAAGAGACCACCTCAGATTACGACAAGGAAAAACTGCAGGAGCGGCTGGCCAAATTGGCGGGCGGCGTTGCGGTGATCAAAGTTGGTGGTGCGACCGAGATCGAAGTGAAAGAGCGTAAGGACCGGGTTGATGACGCCTTGAACGCAACACGTGCAGCTGTCCAAGAAGGCGTCGTACCAGGCGGTGGCGTTGCATTTGTCCATGCGGGCAAGGTTCTGGAAGGTCTAAAAGGTGACAACGCGGATCAGGATGCGGGTATCAAGATCATCCGCAAAGCTCTTCAGGCACCGTTGCGCCAGATCGCTGAAAACGCCGGTGTCGATGGCTCAGTCGTTGCTGGAAAAGTAATTGAGAACACCAGCAAGACGTTCGGTTATGATGCGCAGCTGGACCAGTACGGCGACATGTTGAAGGCCGGTGTCATTGATCCAACCAAGGTCGTTAGGATCGCGCTTGAATACGCGGCATCGGTTGCGGGCCTACTGGTCACCACTGAAGCGATGGTGGCTGACAAACCTGTCAAGTCCGGCGGCCATAGTATGTCCGGCATGGAAAGCATGGGTGGTATGGGCGGCATGATGTAGGAACGAATTTCTGCTCGCGGCATTGGCACCACACTTTATGAGCTGCGAGCAGCATATTTCTGAAAACGGCTCGCACCAGCGACCCGGCTTTTGGGGTCGCTCTGCCCCCTGAGCAGGTCATGTCTGAAGGCTCCGCTTTCTGACGTTAAATTGCTCCAAGCTGATCTGTGTAAGCGTCGAAAATTGGAATGTAAGCTAGCTAGAGAATGCCTGCTGAAAATTCAGCAGGAAGTGTGTTGTCGAGTTTTTAAGCGGCGCGCAAGTGGCAGTTCCCTAAAAAGAAATTCCTCTTTCGCGCGCCGCTCTTTCTCGAAGTGCCTAGGAAAGGACACCCAATGAAACTCAACCCCAATACCATCTCGGAAAAGATGAAGTCCGTTAAAGCCAGCTGTGGAGGCGCACCCTTCGGTGAAAAACGAACGCAGGCCTGGAGGCATTACAACGCTGCTGAGGCCGCGCACAAAGCGAATGACGACATCAAGACGAAATACGAACTCGACGCTGCCAGTAAAGCCCTTGCGTAATCAAAAACGGCCGCGTGAAAACGCGGGCCAGTTTGAGCAAATGCAGAATGCAATACGCCGGGGCCTGAACCGCAATCCATGATGGATTGCCTTACCTTGATTGGAAAAAACGTGAAAAATGTAACTCTCGTAGCTGCCCTCATGACATCCGTCGCATTTTCCGCCAACGCAATGTCTGCCGAAATTGATACTGACGGCGACGGCATGGCATCCTTCGCTGAACTTCAAGTTTCATATCCTGAACTCACCGAGGAAGTGTTCAGCGACATCGACACAGATGGTGATGGGCTCGTCAACGACGAGGAAATGGCTATCGCCGTCGAGCTTGGCAATCTCGCGGATCCTGAAACCGACTCCTAAAACCAAAGGTTGGAGTATGAGCTATGCAAAATCGTGAAGCTTTCAGATGGACCTTCACAGCTTCAGGGCTTTGGCTCATCTTGTCGCCATTCATGCTTCTTGGCGGCCAATCGGCTCTTGGCAATGCCCTCGTTGGCGATGCAGGACTGCTCATTCTCTCGGGGCTTCTGGCTTTGACCGTAGCGGGTTACGGCCTCAACAAGCATTACCTGGTCCAGACCTATCTGGGAGTGTCCTACGGTTTGATTTTGGTAGCGGCGCCTTGGCTGTTCGGATTCACCGAACCTATGACCGCCTGGAATGCCGGCGTCGTCGGAACGGCTTTGGTTCTGGCGGGCCTTTATGTGGTGTTGCAGAAAACGCCGAAATGTCACGCATAGTGAAAAACACTGTGTGGGGCGGCAAACGCCCCACACTTCCAATCGTTGTCCTTGCCAATACTACTCACCCTGCATCTCTTCCGAAGATGGCTATTTGAGGTGCCCCTAGATTGTCAGTCGTCATATAAAATGGGACATCAGAGCGGCTTGAACATTGGAGGCTCTGGTTCGGTTGCGTGATTGATTATGCGGCTTGTTTTTGATGTTGCAAGCGGCGTTGTCGGATCGTCAGTTTCTTGATCTTCTCCCTTTCTCTCAGAATGGCTTTGTCCCGTCCAAAGTAGACGTCGGCGGGTGTGACGTTATTCAGGCTCTCGTGGTAGCGCTGGTTGTTGTAGTAGTCGACGAAGGCCCCGATCTGTCGCTCGAGATCACCGGGCAGGTAGTAATTCTCCAGCAGAACACGGTTCTTCATGGTCTGATGCCATCGTTCTATTTTGCCTTGGGTTTGCGGGTGGAATGGCGCTCCGCGAACGTGGTCCATCTTCTGATCCTCCAGCCATTTGGCCAGATCGCCAGAGATGTAACAGGATCCGTTGTCGCTGAGCAGACGGGGTTTGTGTCGGACCACGGCCTGGTCGCAGCCCGATGCCTGAAGCGCCAGCTCGATCGTGCTGGTCACATCCTCGGCCCGCATGTTCGTGCAGAGCTTCCAGGCGATGATGTAGCGGCTGTAGTCGTCGAGGATGGTGGACAGGTAATACCAGCCCCAGCCAATGATCTTGAAGTAGGTGAAGTCAGTCTGCCACATCTGGTTGATGGCGGTGGTCTTGTCCGTGAACTCATCGGCGGCCTTGATCACCACGTAGTCCGGCGCAGTAATCAGATCAGCGGCTTTCAGGATGCGGTAAACCGATGATTCAGAGACAAAATATCGCTTCTCATCGGTATATTTAACGGCCAGCTCGCGTGTGGTCAGTGCCTCATGCTCCAACGCAAACTCGATCAGATCGTCACGGCGGATATCAGGGATGCGGTTCCAGACCGACTTTGGACGTGGCGAACGATCTGCCAAGGCATCCAAGCCACCTTCGACATATCGGTCATACCATCGGTAAAATGTGGTGCGCGGGATGCCCAGCATATCAAGGGTCTTCTTGGTTGGCAGATGCGACCCTTCAACTGTGCGAATGATCTCCAACTTCTCGGTTGCTGGATACCTCATTCCTCGAACTCCCCAGCCCCTGTCATGCTTTTTTTGAGCAGACGGTTTTCCAAGGTGAGGTCGGCCACGCATTCCTTCAGGGCCATGGCCTCAGATCTCAACTCCTTCACCTCAGGCGATGTCGCTTGACGCGCCGTGTCGCCGGAAAGACGACGCTTTCCAGCCTCAAGGAATTCCTTCGACCAAGTGTAATACAGGCTGTCAGAAATACCCTCGCGGCGACATAACGCCGAGATGCTTTCCTCCCCGCGCAATCC
This genomic window from Rhodobacteraceae bacterium D3-12 contains:
- the groL gene encoding chaperonin GroEL (60 kDa chaperone family; promotes refolding of misfolded polypeptides especially under stressful conditions; forms two stacked rings of heptamers to form a barrel-shaped 14mer; ends can be capped by GroES; misfolded proteins enter the barrel where they are refolded when GroES binds), with the protein product MSAKDVKFGTDSRDRMLKGINTLANAVKVTLGPKGRNVVLDKSYGAPRITKDGVTVAKEIELSDAFENMGAQLVKDVASRTNDEAGDGTTTATVLAQAIVKEGMISVAAGMNPMDLKRGIDKAVTAVVAEVKAMSRPVGDTAEIAIVGTISANGEAAVGQQIADAMAKVGNEGVITVEENKGLETETEVVKGMQFDRGYLSPYFITDTAKMTATLEDCVILLHEKKLTSLAPMVPLLEAVMQANKQLLVMAEDIDGEAIATLVVNKLRGGLKVAGVKAPGFGDRRKAMLEDLAVLTGGQVISEEMGIKLENVTMDMLGDAKKITITKDTTTVIDGAGDKEAIASRVTQIRAQIEETTSDYDKEKLQERLAKLAGGVAVIKVGGATEIEVKERKDRVDDALNATRAAVQEGVVPGGGVAFVHAGKVLEGLKGDNADQDAGIKIIRKALQAPLRQIAENAGVDGSVVAGKVIENTSKTFGYDAQLDQYGDMLKAGVIDPTKVVRIALEYAASVAGLLVTTEAMVADKPVKSGGHSMSGMESMGGMGGMM
- a CDS encoding SPW repeat protein is translated as MQNREAFRWTFTASGLWLILSPFMLLGGQSALGNALVGDAGLLILSGLLALTVAGYGLNKHYLVQTYLGVSYGLILVAAPWLFGFTEPMTAWNAGVVGTALVLAGLYVVLQKTPKCHA
- a CDS encoding IS3 family transposase (programmed frameshift), with product MNKKPGTSKGAADKLVKNIRRKTRQTYSAEEKIRIVLAGLRGEESISALCRREGISDSLYYTWSKEFLEAGKRRLSGDTARQATSPEVKELRSEAMALKECVADLTLENRLLKKKHDRGWGVRGMRYPATEKLEIIRTVEGSHLPTKKTLDMLGIPRTTFYRWYDRYVEGGLDALADRSPRPKSVWNRIPDIRRDDLIEFALEHEALTTRELAVKYTDEKRYFVSESSVYRILKAADLITAPDYVVIKAADEFTDKTTAINQMWQTDFTYFKIIGWGWYYLSTILDDYSRYIIAWKLCTNMRAEDVTSTIELALQASGCDQAVVRHKPRLLSDNGSCYISGDLAKWLEDQKMDHVRGAPFHPQTQGKIERWHQTMKNRVLLENYYLPGDLERQIGAFVDYYNNQRYHESLNNVTPADVYFGRDKAILREREKIKKLTIRQRRLQHQKQAA
- a CDS encoding co-chaperone GroES, with the protein product MKFTPLHDRVLVHRIEGEEKTSGGLIIPDNAKEKPQEGEVVSVGAGAKDDAGARIAMDVKAGDKILFGKWSGTEIMIDSEELMIMKESDILGIMA